The Selenomonas sp. AB3002 genome contains a region encoding:
- a CDS encoding flagellin has protein sequence MALIVKNNMDSVNALKNLSKNNEAMNKDLKRLSSGEKITSAADGASEYAISERMRVQVKSLDQDDQNAQNGISILNTAAGALDSTINILRTMKEKAIDSANDHNTDADRANIQKVFDEYIKQIDDNALVSYNGITMLDGSHNYSVVEGGTYTHLSNYRFADDTTGDTSVLDLTNKDGNNLGLQTTDTVAISWVQNGETHTVEVSPLEKEDSKRNPNYHPLHPERGPKYYYFTRPYTLTELVDKLGGVITLNSTSNYIGTDKSGEEVYTADGSNAITLKASQPGLAGQIAGITFKITDAGGEIRDNANKVFDFFEESISAENSSEDNAMVFQIGTQANQSLRAGFADVRAIALGLRSYSDGMATLSVSTQTNANVAINVLDNALQKVLNQQTGVGAELSRLEYTSANIVMNSENTQAAESVIRDADMAKEQTAYARDSILTQAVQAMLAQSNQNSSSVLSLLQ, from the coding sequence ATGGCACTCATAGTCAAGAACAACATGGACAGCGTTAATGCACTGAAGAACCTCAGCAAGAACAACGAGGCCATGAATAAGGATTTGAAGAGGCTGTCCAGCGGTGAGAAGATTACCAGTGCAGCTGATGGGGCATCCGAGTATGCAATCTCTGAGCGTATGAGGGTTCAGGTCAAGTCCTTAGATCAGGATGATCAGAATGCGCAGAATGGTATTAGCATTCTGAATACGGCTGCTGGGGCTCTAGACAGCACTATCAATATTCTTCGCACTATGAAGGAGAAGGCTATAGATTCGGCTAACGATCATAATACTGATGCTGACCGTGCTAATATTCAGAAGGTTTTTGATGAGTATATCAAGCAGATTGATGATAATGCTTTGGTGAGCTACAATGGTATCACCATGCTGGATGGCAGTCATAATTACAGTGTGGTGGAAGGGGGCACGTATACGCACCTTTCCAATTATAGGTTTGCCGATGATACCACTGGCGATACTAGTGTGCTTGACTTGACCAACAAGGATGGCAACAATCTCGGTTTGCAAACTACTGATACAGTTGCTATTTCCTGGGTTCAAAATGGTGAAACGCATACTGTGGAAGTGAGCCCGCTTGAGAAAGAAGATAGTAAGAGAAATCCTAACTATCATCCGTTACATCCTGAAAGGGGGCCTAAGTATTATTATTTCACAAGGCCATACACTTTAACGGAATTGGTAGATAAGTTGGGTGGTGTGATAACATTAAACAGCACCAGCAATTATATAGGTACAGACAAGTCTGGTGAAGAAGTTTATACGGCTGATGGCAGTAATGCTATTACACTGAAAGCTAGTCAGCCAGGATTGGCAGGTCAGATTGCGGGAATAACTTTTAAAATCACTGATGCTGGAGGGGAAATTAGAGACAATGCCAATAAGGTATTTGATTTCTTTGAAGAAAGCATTAGTGCAGAAAATTCCTCAGAGGATAACGCAATGGTCTTCCAGATTGGAACACAGGCTAATCAGTCGTTGCGCGCAGGGTTTGCTGATGTTCGGGCAATTGCATTGGGACTTCGTTCGTATAGTGACGGGATGGCGACTTTGAGTGTTTCAACTCAGACGAATGCCAATGTGGCTATAAATGTTTTGGACAACGCTTTGCAGAAAGTGTTGAATCAGCAGACGGGGGTAGGAGCAGAACTTAGCCGTTTGGAATATACGTCTGCCAACATAGTAATGAATAGCGAGAATACTCAAGCGGCTGAATCAGTCATTCGCGATGCGGATATGGCTAAAGAGCAGACAGCCTATGCTAGGGACAGTATCTTGACTCAGGCGGTGCAAGCGATGTTGGCGCAGTCGAATCAGAACAGCAGTTCAGTGCTTAGTTTGTTACAATGA
- a CDS encoding YjfB family protein, protein MGDNYMSIAAMSVSMHQQQAAQDLGTAVLKKAMETAESGTEQLLGELSSDPNLGANVDILA, encoded by the coding sequence ATGGGTGACAATTACATGAGCATTGCGGCCATGTCCGTGAGCATGCATCAACAACAGGCAGCTCAGGACCTGGGCACCGCGGTGCTGAAAAAAGCGATGGAGACGGCCGAGAGCGGCACGGAGCAGCTCTTGGGCGAACTCAGCTCAGATCCGAATCTGGGCGCAAATGTAGACATACTGGCGTGA
- the lepA gene encoding translation elongation factor 4: protein MESKHIRNFSIIAHIDHGKSTIADRLIEYTGTLTQREMEAQVLDNMDLERERGITIKAQTVRLDYRGKDGEMYQLNLIDTPGHVDFTYEVSRSLAACEGALLVVDAAQGVEAQTLANVYMALEHDLEIIPVINKIDLPSAEPDRVKQEVEDTIGLDTENAILASAKAGIGIEEILDAVVEHIPAPEGDKDAPLQALIFDSYFDSYKGAIAHIRVKQGRIKKGMKLKMMATGKVFEVTDVGCFKPQPVELGELNVGEVGFVAGSLKDVRDVRVGDTITTAERGAKEPLPGYRGVTPMVYCGLYPVDSADYDNLKDALEKLQLNDAALVFEPETSVALGFGFRCGFLGLLHMDVIQERLEREYKLKLIITAPSVIYHVYKTNGDMVKVSNPAELPPQTEIQHMEEPYVKATVIVPNDFVGAVMEISQDKRGEFKTMDYLDTNRVLITYHIPLNEIIYDYFDRLKSATRGYASLDYELADYQESKLVKVDILLNGDAVDALSTIVHRDRAAIRGRQLAAKLKEIIPQQMFEIPIQAAIGSKVIARENVRARRKDVLAKCYGGDISRKRKLLEKQKEGKKRMKAVGSVEIPQEAFMAILKID, encoded by the coding sequence ATGGAAAGCAAGCATATCCGCAACTTTTCTATCATTGCCCATATCGACCACGGCAAGTCCACCATTGCCGACCGTCTCATCGAGTACACTGGCACTCTGACCCAGCGTGAGATGGAGGCCCAGGTGCTGGACAATATGGATTTGGAACGGGAGCGCGGCATCACCATCAAGGCCCAGACCGTGCGCCTGGACTACCGGGGCAAGGACGGGGAGATGTATCAGCTGAACCTCATCGACACCCCGGGCCATGTTGACTTCACCTACGAAGTCTCCCGGTCGCTAGCCGCCTGCGAAGGCGCTCTCCTGGTGGTGGATGCTGCCCAGGGGGTGGAGGCTCAGACCCTGGCCAATGTCTATATGGCCTTGGAGCACGACCTGGAAATCATCCCCGTCATCAACAAGATAGACCTGCCCAGTGCCGAGCCTGACCGGGTGAAGCAGGAAGTTGAGGACACCATCGGTCTGGATACGGAAAACGCCATCCTGGCATCGGCCAAGGCGGGCATCGGCATTGAGGAAATCCTGGATGCAGTGGTGGAGCATATCCCTGCTCCGGAGGGTGACAAGGATGCGCCTTTGCAGGCTTTGATCTTTGACTCATATTTCGACTCTTACAAGGGGGCCATTGCCCATATCAGGGTGAAGCAGGGCCGCATCAAGAAGGGCATGAAGCTGAAGATGATGGCTACGGGCAAGGTCTTCGAGGTCACGGACGTGGGCTGCTTCAAGCCCCAGCCTGTGGAGCTGGGCGAACTGAACGTAGGCGAAGTCGGCTTCGTGGCTGGCTCTCTGAAGGACGTGCGGGATGTGCGGGTGGGTGACACCATCACCACCGCCGAGCGGGGAGCCAAAGAGCCTCTGCCCGGCTACCGCGGCGTGACTCCCATGGTCTACTGCGGCCTTTACCCCGTGGACAGTGCCGACTACGACAACCTGAAGGATGCGCTAGAAAAGCTGCAGCTCAATGATGCTGCCCTGGTCTTCGAGCCTGAGACTTCCGTGGCCCTGGGCTTCGGCTTCCGCTGCGGCTTCCTGGGCCTCCTGCACATGGACGTCATCCAGGAGCGTCTGGAGCGCGAGTACAAGCTGAAGCTCATCATCACTGCTCCTTCTGTTATCTATCACGTCTACAAGACCAACGGCGATATGGTGAAGGTCAGCAACCCTGCCGAGCTGCCGCCCCAGACGGAAATCCAGCACATGGAGGAGCCTTATGTGAAGGCCACTGTCATTGTGCCCAACGACTTTGTAGGCGCAGTCATGGAGATTTCCCAGGACAAGCGCGGGGAGTTCAAGACCATGGACTACCTGGACACCAACCGGGTGCTGATCACCTACCATATCCCCCTGAACGAAATCATCTACGACTACTTCGACCGCCTGAAATCCGCTACCCGGGGCTATGCTTCCCTGGACTACGAGCTGGCAGACTATCAGGAGTCCAAGCTGGTGAAGGTGGATATCCTTTTGAACGGCGATGCGGTGGATGCCCTGTCAACCATCGTCCATCGTGATCGGGCCGCCATTCGCGGCCGTCAGCTGGCTGCCAAACTGAAGGAAATCATCCCCCAGCAGATGTTCGAGATTCCCATCCAGGCCGCCATCGGCAGCAAGGTCATCGCCAGAGAGAACGTAAGAGCCCGCCGCAAGGACGTGCTGGCCAAGTGCTACGGCGGCGATATCTCCCGCAAGCGCAAACTCCTTGAAAAGCAGAAGGAAGGCAAGAAGCGCATGAAAGCCGTAGGCTCCGTGGAGATTCCCCAGGAAGCATTTATGGCCATATTGAAGATAGATTGA
- the hemW gene encoding radical SAM family heme chaperone HemW, which translates to MQWGVYVHIPFCKRKCNYCDFASYGGREEAREAYVDALGVETLVRGQEMVLKHGRPATLYMGGGTPTALTLEQMGTVMALMKSVFGEPEEFTVEVNPGTVDEEYLKKLREWGANRLSIGVQSFDDDILKRLGRIHTAAQAEETIRAAREAGFENLSLDLMYGLPGQTMEILKDSVEKALELAPQHISIYGLQVEEGTPFYRDQQEGKLALPPEADTEAMYDYMTEFLPEKGWRRYEISNFAKPGLESKHNLSYWQDVPYLGLGAAAHSYLDGMRLENVADLDEYINTIKSGSLPLRSEEDPSEQHHMEEFAFLALRTAKGLDKKKFKETFGKDLRSVYGKKINRLVREGLLQENKKSISLTKAGAKVGNQVFAEFLL; encoded by the coding sequence ATGCAATGGGGCGTTTATGTGCATATTCCCTTCTGCAAGCGGAAGTGCAATTACTGTGACTTTGCCTCCTATGGAGGCCGGGAAGAAGCCAGAGAGGCCTATGTTGATGCCCTGGGGGTAGAGACTCTGGTGCGGGGGCAGGAAATGGTTTTGAAGCATGGTCGTCCTGCTACCCTTTACATGGGGGGGGGCACTCCCACGGCCCTGACTCTCGAACAGATGGGCACCGTCATGGCCCTGATGAAAAGCGTCTTCGGGGAGCCGGAGGAATTCACCGTAGAGGTGAATCCCGGCACTGTGGACGAGGAATACCTGAAAAAACTCCGGGAGTGGGGGGCCAACCGCCTGAGCATCGGCGTCCAGAGCTTCGATGATGATATCCTCAAAAGGCTGGGCCGCATCCATACGGCGGCGCAGGCAGAGGAAACCATCAGGGCCGCCCGTGAGGCAGGTTTTGAGAATCTCAGCCTTGACCTCATGTACGGCCTGCCGGGGCAGACCATGGAGATATTGAAAGACAGCGTGGAGAAAGCCCTTGAGCTTGCCCCTCAGCATATCTCCATCTACGGCCTGCAGGTGGAGGAGGGCACTCCCTTCTACCGTGACCAGCAGGAAGGAAAACTGGCCTTGCCGCCGGAGGCAGACACCGAGGCCATGTACGACTACATGACTGAGTTCCTGCCGGAGAAGGGATGGCGCCGCTATGAGATCTCCAATTTCGCCAAGCCCGGGCTTGAGAGCAAGCATAACCTCAGCTATTGGCAGGATGTGCCCTATCTGGGCTTAGGCGCTGCGGCCCACTCCTATCTTGACGGCATGCGCCTTGAGAATGTGGCTGACCTGGATGAATACATCAATACTATCAAGTCCGGCAGCCTCCCCCTGCGCTCCGAGGAAGATCCCAGCGAGCAGCATCACATGGAAGAATTTGCCTTCCTGGCCCTGCGCACTGCCAAGGGGCTGGACAAGAAGAAATTCAAGGAGACATTCGGCAAGGATCTGCGCTCCGTCTATGGCAAGAAAATCAACCGCCTGGTGCGGGAGGGCCTCTTGCAGGAAAACAAGAAGTCCATCTCCCTTACCAAAGCAGGGGCCAAGGTTGGCAACCAGGTCTTCGCAGAGTTCCTGCTATAA
- the rpsT gene encoding 30S ribosomal protein S20 — protein sequence MPNIKASILSVKTDAKRHAKNAAEKSRVRTASRKVLDAVEAGNAEEAKSLLTVACKTIDQAAANHVYHKNAASRKKSRLARKVNAMAK from the coding sequence TTGCCGAATATCAAAGCATCTATCCTTAGTGTTAAGACTGACGCGAAGCGCCATGCTAAGAACGCTGCTGAGAAGTCCCGTGTCCGCACGGCTTCCCGTAAAGTGCTCGACGCTGTTGAGGCTGGTAACGCTGAAGAAGCGAAATCCCTCCTTACGGTTGCTTGCAAGACTATCGACCAGGCTGCTGCTAACCATGTGTATCACAAGAACGCTGCCAGCCGCAAGAAGTCCCGCCTTGCCCGCAAGGTCAACGCTATGGCAAAGTAA